One part of the Arabidopsis thaliana chromosome 1 sequence genome encodes these proteins:
- the TLP5 gene encoding tubby like protein 5 (tubby like protein 5 (TLP5); CONTAINS InterPro DOMAIN/s: F-box domain, cyclin-like (InterPro:IPR001810), Tubby, C-terminal, conserved site (InterPro:IPR018066), Tubby, C-terminal (InterPro:IPR000007); BEST Arabidopsis thaliana protein match is: tubby like protein 1 (TAIR:AT1G76900.2); Has 930 Blast hits to 929 proteins in 116 species: Archae - 0; Bacteria - 0; Metazoa - 348; Fungi - 19; Plants - 462; Viruses - 0; Other Eukaryotes - 101 (source: NCBI BLink).) — MSFLSIVRDVRDTVGSFSRRSFDVRVSNGTTHQRSKSHGVEAHIEDLIVIKNTRWANLPAALLRDVMKKLDESESTWPARKQVVACAGVCKTWRLMCKDIVKSPEFSGKLTFPVSLKQPGPRDGIIQCYIKRDKSNMTYHLYLSLSPAILVESGKFLLSAKRSRRATYTEYVISMDADNISRSSSTYIGKLKSNFLGTKFIVYDTAPAYNSSQILSPPNRSRSFNSKKVSPKVPSGSYNIAQVTYELNLLGTRGPRRMNCIMHSIPSLALEPGGTVPSQPEFLQRSLDESFRSIGSSKIVNHSGDFTRPKEEEGKVRPLVLKTKPPRWLQPLRCWCLNFKGRVTVASVKNFQLMSAATVQPGSGSDGGALATRPSLSPQQPEQSNHDKIILHFGKVGKDMFTMDYRYPLSAFQAFAISLSTFDTKLACE, encoded by the exons ATGTCGTTTCTGAGTATTGTTCGTGATGTTAGAGATACTGTAGGAAGCTTTTCGAGACGTAGTTTCGACGTGAGAGTATCTAATGGGACGACTCATCAGAGGAGTAAATCTCACGGTGTTGAGGCACATATTGAAGATCTTATTGTAATCAAGAACACTCGTTGGGCTAATTTACCGGCTGCGCTATTACGAGATGTGATGAAAAAGTTGGATGAAAGCGAGAGTACTTGGCCTGCACGTAAACAAGTCGTTGCTTGTGCTGGTGTCTGCAAGACATGGAGACTAATGTGCAAAGATATTGTGAAAAGTCCTGAGTTCTCAGGCAAACTCACATTTCCAGTTTCGTTGAAACAG cccGGGCCTAGGGATGGAATCATACAATGTTATATCAAAAGAGACAAGTCTAACATGACTTACCACCTTTACCTTTCTCTTAGTCCTG CCATACTTGTTGAAAGTGGGAAGTTTCTTCTCTCGGCAAAGCGCTCACGGAGAGCTACATACACAGAGTATGTAATATCAATGGATGCAGACAACATTTCAAGATCAAGCAGCACTTACATTGGCAAActgaa GTCTAACTTTCTAGGGACAAAATTTATAGTATATGATACGGCTCCTGCGTACAACAGTAGCCAGATATTGTCCCCACCAAACCGGAGTCGTAGTTTCAACTCCAAGAAAGTGTCTCCCAAAGTCCCTTCTGGAAGTTACAACATTGCTCAAGTTACATACGAGCTGAACTTGCTTGGAACCCGTGGACCTCGTAGAATGAACTGCATTATGCACTCTATCCCCTCCTTAGCTCTAGAACCCGGAGGTACTGTCCCTAGCCAACCTGAGTTTCTACAACGTTCCCTTGATGAATCTTTCCGCAGCATCGGTTCCTCAAAGATAGTCAACCACTCGGGAGATTTCACCCGAccgaaagaggaagaaggaaaggTGCGACCTTTGGTACTGAAAACTAAACCGCCAAGGTGGCTCCAACCGTTGCGATGTTGGTGCCTTAACTTCAAAGGGAGAGTGACTGTAGCTTCTGTCAAGAACTTCCAGTTGATGTCCGCTGCAACGGTTCAGCCCGGTAGTGGTAGTGATGGTGGAGCATTGGCTACGAGGCCATCGTTATCACCACAGCAGCCAGAGCAATCAAACCATGATAAGATAATACTACACTTTGGGAAAGTGGGTAAGGATATGTTCACTATGGACTATCGTTATCCTCTCTCTGCCTTTCAAGCGTTTGCCATTTCCCTGAGCACCTTTGATACTAAATTGGCATGTGAATAA
- the TLP5 gene encoding tubby like protein 5, translated as MKKLDESESTWPARKQVVACAGVCKTWRLMCKDIVKSPEFSGKLTFPVSLKQPGPRDGIIQCYIKRDKSNMTYHLYLSLSPAILVESGKFLLSAKRSRRATYTEYVISMDADNISRSSSTYIGKLKSNFLGTKFIVYDTAPAYNSSQILSPPNRSRSFNSKKVSPKVPSGSYNIAQVTYELNLLGTRGPRRMNCIMHSIPSLALEPGGTVPSQPEFLQRSLDESFRSIGSSKIVNHSGDFTRPKEEEGKVRPLVLKTKPPRWLQPLRCWCLNFKGRVTVASVKNFQLMSAATVQPGSGSDGGALATRPSLSPQQPEQSNHDKIILHFGKVGKDMFTMDYRYPLSAFQAFAISLSTFDTKLACE; from the exons ATGAAAAAGTTGGATGAAAGCGAGAGTACTTGGCCTGCACGTAAACAAGTCGTTGCTTGTGCTGGTGTCTGCAAGACATGGAGACTAATGTGCAAAGATATTGTGAAAAGTCCTGAGTTCTCAGGCAAACTCACATTTCCAGTTTCGTTGAAACAG cccGGGCCTAGGGATGGAATCATACAATGTTATATCAAAAGAGACAAGTCTAACATGACTTACCACCTTTACCTTTCTCTTAGTCCTG CCATACTTGTTGAAAGTGGGAAGTTTCTTCTCTCGGCAAAGCGCTCACGGAGAGCTACATACACAGAGTATGTAATATCAATGGATGCAGACAACATTTCAAGATCAAGCAGCACTTACATTGGCAAActgaa GTCTAACTTTCTAGGGACAAAATTTATAGTATATGATACGGCTCCTGCGTACAACAGTAGCCAGATATTGTCCCCACCAAACCGGAGTCGTAGTTTCAACTCCAAGAAAGTGTCTCCCAAAGTCCCTTCTGGAAGTTACAACATTGCTCAAGTTACATACGAGCTGAACTTGCTTGGAACCCGTGGACCTCGTAGAATGAACTGCATTATGCACTCTATCCCCTCCTTAGCTCTAGAACCCGGAGGTACTGTCCCTAGCCAACCTGAGTTTCTACAACGTTCCCTTGATGAATCTTTCCGCAGCATCGGTTCCTCAAAGATAGTCAACCACTCGGGAGATTTCACCCGAccgaaagaggaagaaggaaaggTGCGACCTTTGGTACTGAAAACTAAACCGCCAAGGTGGCTCCAACCGTTGCGATGTTGGTGCCTTAACTTCAAAGGGAGAGTGACTGTAGCTTCTGTCAAGAACTTCCAGTTGATGTCCGCTGCAACGGTTCAGCCCGGTAGTGGTAGTGATGGTGGAGCATTGGCTACGAGGCCATCGTTATCACCACAGCAGCCAGAGCAATCAAACCATGATAAGATAATACTACACTTTGGGAAAGTGGGTAAGGATATGTTCACTATGGACTATCGTTATCCTCTCTCTGCCTTTCAAGCGTTTGCCATTTCCCTGAGCACCTTTGATACTAAATTGGCATGTGAATAA
- the UMAMIT22 gene encoding nodulin MtN21 /EamA-like transporter family protein (nodulin MtN21 /EamA-like transporter family protein; LOCATED IN: endomembrane system, membrane; EXPRESSED IN: 10 plant structures; EXPRESSED DURING: 7 growth stages; CONTAINS InterPro DOMAIN/s: Protein of unknown function DUF6, transmembrane (InterPro:IPR000620); BEST Arabidopsis thaliana protein match is: nodulin MtN21 /EamA-like transporter family protein (TAIR:AT1G09380.1).) — translation MMMEHKANMAMVFVQIVYAGMPLLSKVAISQGTNPFVFVFYRQAFAALALSPFAFFLESSKSSPLSFILLLKIFFISLCGLTLSLNLYYVAIENTTATFAAATTNAIPSITFVLALLFRLETVTLKKSHGVAKVTGSMVGMLGALVFAFVKGPSLINHYNSSTIPNGTVPSTKNSVKGSITMLAANTCWCLWIIMQSKVMKEYPAKLRLVALQCLFSCIQSAVWAVAVNRNPSVWKIEFGLPLLSMAYCVRLILSLISKYEVPLLVY, via the exons ATGATGATGGAGCACAAAGCCAACATGGCAATGGTGTTTGTACAGATTGTATACGCAGGCATGCCATTGCTCTCTAAAGTAGCCATCTCTCAAGGAACCAACccttttgtctttgttttttatagaCAAGCCTTCGCGGCTCTTGCCTTGTCCCCTTTCGCATTCTTCCTTGAAAG CTCCAAGTCCTCTCCTCTATCGTTTATCTTGCTGCTCAAAATATTCTTTATCTCCTTATGCGG ACTCACGCTGAGTCTTAATCTCTACTATGTGGCCATCGAGAACACCACCGCCACCTTCGCGGCAGCCACCACCAACGCCATCCCCTCTATCACATTCGTCTTGGCTCTCCTATTCAG ATTAGAGACGGTGACCTTGAAGAAGTCACACGGAGTGGCCAAAGTCACTGGTTCAATGGTTGGAATGTTGGGCGCATTAGTGTTTGCTTTTGTAAAAGGGCCAAGTTTGATAAACCACTATAACAGCAGCACCATCCCAAACGGCACCGTTCCATCAACCAAAAATTCTGTAAAAGGTTCAATCACAATGCTCGCTGCCAATACTTGCTGGTGTTTGTGGATTATCATGCAG AGCAAGGTGATGAAGGAATATCCAGCGAAGTTGCGATTGGTAGCACTTCAATGCTTGTTCAGTTGCATACAAAGCGCAGTTTGGGCAGTCGCGGTGAACAGAAACCCATCAGTTTGGAAAATCGAATTCGGCTTACCTCTTCTCTCAATGGCTTATTGTGTACGTTTAATCCTATCTCTAATCTCTAAATATGAAGTTCCTCTTCTTGTTTATTAA
- the UMAMIT22 gene encoding nodulin MtN21 /EamA-like transporter family protein (nodulin MtN21 /EamA-like transporter family protein; LOCATED IN: endomembrane system, membrane; EXPRESSED IN: 10 plant structures; EXPRESSED DURING: 7 growth stages; CONTAINS InterPro DOMAIN/s: Protein of unknown function DUF6, transmembrane (InterPro:IPR000620); BEST Arabidopsis thaliana protein match is: nodulin MtN21 /EamA-like transporter family protein (TAIR:AT5G64700.1); Has 3287 Blast hits to 3271 proteins in 588 species: Archae - 25; Bacteria - 1326; Metazoa - 4; Fungi - 0; Plants - 1237; Viruses - 0; Other Eukaryotes - 695 (source: NCBI BLink).) yields MMMEHKANMAMVFVQIVYAGMPLLSKVAISQGTNPFVFVFYRQAFAALALSPFAFFLESSKSSPLSFILLLKIFFISLCGLTLSLNLYYVAIENTTATFAAATTNAIPSITFVLALLFRLETVTLKKSHGVAKVTGSMVGMLGALVFAFVKGPSLINHYNSSTIPNGTVPSTKNSVKGSITMLAANTCWCLWIIMQSKVMKEYPAKLRLVALQCLFSCIQSAVWAVAVNRNPSVWKIEFGLPLLSMAYCGIMVTGLTYWLQVWAIEKKGPVFTALYTPLALILTCIVSSFLFKETFYLGSVGGAVLLVCGLYLGLWGKTKEEEIQRYGEKQSQKEIIEEVIIV; encoded by the exons ATGATGATGGAGCACAAAGCCAACATGGCAATGGTGTTTGTACAGATTGTATACGCAGGCATGCCATTGCTCTCTAAAGTAGCCATCTCTCAAGGAACCAACccttttgtctttgttttttatagaCAAGCCTTCGCGGCTCTTGCCTTGTCCCCTTTCGCATTCTTCCTTGAAAG CTCCAAGTCCTCTCCTCTATCGTTTATCTTGCTGCTCAAAATATTCTTTATCTCCTTATGCGG ACTCACGCTGAGTCTTAATCTCTACTATGTGGCCATCGAGAACACCACCGCCACCTTCGCGGCAGCCACCACCAACGCCATCCCCTCTATCACATTCGTCTTGGCTCTCCTATTCAG ATTAGAGACGGTGACCTTGAAGAAGTCACACGGAGTGGCCAAAGTCACTGGTTCAATGGTTGGAATGTTGGGCGCATTAGTGTTTGCTTTTGTAAAAGGGCCAAGTTTGATAAACCACTATAACAGCAGCACCATCCCAAACGGCACCGTTCCATCAACCAAAAATTCTGTAAAAGGTTCAATCACAATGCTCGCTGCCAATACTTGCTGGTGTTTGTGGATTATCATGCAG AGCAAGGTGATGAAGGAATATCCAGCGAAGTTGCGATTGGTAGCACTTCAATGCTTGTTCAGTTGCATACAAAGCGCAGTTTGGGCAGTCGCGGTGAACAGAAACCCATCAGTTTGGAAAATCGAATTCGGCTTACCTCTTCTCTCAATGGCTTATTGT gGAATTATGGTGACTGGACTGACATATTGGTTACAAGTATGGGCAATAGAGAAGAAAGGGCCAGTATTCACTGCACTATACACTCCTTTAGCTCTCATCCTTACTTGCATTGTCTCATCTTTCCTTTTCAAGGAAACATTTTACCTTGGAag TGTGGGTGGGGCAGTGTTGTTGGTGTGTGGACTATACCTTGGTCTATGGGGTAAAACTAAAGAAGAGGAAATACAAAGATATGGTGAAAAGCAAagccaaaaagaaattatagaaGAAGTTATCATCGTCTAG